In Poecilia reticulata strain Guanapo linkage group LG1, Guppy_female_1.0+MT, whole genome shotgun sequence, one genomic interval encodes:
- the LOC103466098 gene encoding solute carrier family 22 member 7-like, which produces MKFDNVLSEINGFGKFQVKLFLIQMLSRITLPCHFLLNNFMGAVPPHHCNISTLEDGGIFGNLTPHQKLLVSIPTEQDGTLSSCQMFAKPQYEYLSGNRSEEASIVECQSGWVYDNSTFKSTLVTEWDLVCSRKGMNKATATIFFIGVMIGAPLFGFLSDRFGRRRLLLAAYISSLTFAVLSAFSTSYVMFTIMRLFTGMSLAGISIIAIALNVEWCSIERRTFSGVIISLDWTLGNWLLAGIAFFVRDWRILLVVVTLPLILAIFAWRWLPESARWLLAKKNAEAAHHYIAKCAETNNRSKCIATITPKTLLESAEVDTGDKKYTVVDLFRTPNIRKVAICSGIVWFGVAFTYYGISLNITGFGLNPFLTQFIFASIEMPMKIGVYFSLEKIGRRRCEMAALLSAGICLFINIFVSKDKWIIRTIVAVLGKSMSEASFTIMYLYTTELYPTVVRQNGLGYTSFVARLGVSISPLIMLLEDVWQFLPAATYCAVAVSSGLAASLLPETLNTELPEFIEDIEKPRNKSTRKMVFQ; this is translated from the exons ATGAAATTTGACAATGTACTTTCTGAAATTAACGGATTTGGAAAATTCCAAGTCAAGTTGTTCTTGATTCAGATGCTCTCTCGAATCACGCTGCCGTGCCATTTTCTGCTAAACAACTTTATGGGCGCTGTGCCCCCTCACCACTGCAACATCAGCACCCTGGAAGATGGAGGCATCTTTGGAAATTTGACTCCCCACCAGAAGCTGTTGGTTTCCATTCCAACGGAGCAAGATGGGACTCTTAGCTCATGTCAGATGTTTGCAAAGCCTCAATATGAGTATCTATCAGGCAACCGCAGTGAGGAGGCGTCCATTGTTGAGTGTCAGAGTGGATGGGTCTATGACAACAGCACCTTTAAATCTACCTTGGTAACTGAG TGGGATCTTGTCTGCAGCAGAAAAGGGATGAACAAAGCCACAGCTACAATTTTCTTTATTGGTGTCATGATCGGAGCCCCACTCTTTGGGTTTCTCAGTGACAG GTTTGGGCGACGACGACTGCTGCTGGCGGCTTATATATCCTCCTTGACGTTTGCAGTTCTGAGCGCATTCTCCACATCTTATGTAATGTTCACCATCATGAGATTGTTCACAGGAATGTCCCTTGCAGGGATAAGCATTATCGCCATTGCTTTAA ATGTTGAATGGTGCAGTATTGAGCGCAGGACTTTCTCAGGTGTAATCATAAGTCTGGACTGGACCCTTGGGAACTGGCTTTTGGCAGGGATTGCTTTCTTTGTGAGGGACTGGAGGATACTCCTTGTGGTTGTTACTTTGCCACTGATTTTGGCCATCTTTGCTTGGCG TTGGCTCCCAGAGTCTGCTAGGTGGCTTTTGGCAAAGAAAAATGCGGAAGCTGCACATCATTACATTGCAAAATGCGCTGAAACAAACAACAGGTCCAAGTGTATCGCTACCATCACGCCAAAG ACATTACTGGAATCTGCAGAAGTTGATACTGGAGATAAGAAGTACACTGTTGTTGATCTGTTCAGGACCCCAAATATAAGAAAAGTTGCCATATGCTCAGGGATCGTATg GTTTGGAGTGGCATTTACCTATTATGGAATAAGTCTAAACATTACAGGCTTTGGACTAAATCCATTCCTCACACAATTCATCTTTGCTTCAATCGAAATGCCGATGAAGATTGGCGTCTATTTCTCCTTGGAGAAAATTGGTCGAAGGCGCTGTGAGATGGCAGCTCTGCTGTCTGCGGGAATCTGTCTAttcatcaatatttttgtttcaaaag ATAAGTGGATTATTCGGACCATTGTGGCCGTCCTGGGAAAATCCATGTCAGAGGCTTCATTTACCATCATGTATCTTTACACAACTGAACTTTATCCTACTGTAGTGCG GCAGAATGGTCTAGGCTACACCTCGTTTGTGGCACGGCTAGGCGTGTCCATCTCTCCGCTCATTATGCTCTTGGAAGACGTGTGGCAGTTCCTCCCCGCCGCCACTTACTGTGCCGTGGCGGTTAGCTCCGGTTTGGCTGCTTCACTCCTGCCTGAAACATTAAACACCGAGCTGCCAGAGTTCATCGAAGACATTGAGAAACCCAG gAACAAGTCAACACGGAAGATGGTCTTTCAGTAA